A region of Silurus meridionalis isolate SWU-2019-XX chromosome 13, ASM1480568v1, whole genome shotgun sequence DNA encodes the following proteins:
- the scamp5b gene encoding secretory carrier-associated membrane protein 5 has translation MAENNFPPLPEFIPLKPCFYQDFEEIPEQHRSMCKKIYYLWMLYSVTLVVNFVGCMAWMFGGGGVTNFGMSLMWLILFTPCSYVCWFRPVYKAFKTDSSFNFMAFFFVFMAQVVISIFQAIGIPGWGVCGWLGTIVFFSTNIFAAVIMLIPTLMFTAVATLSFIALTTVHNLYRGTGGSMSKAQEEWASGAWKNPHVQQAAQQAALGAVQGGMQAQDPSNTPDYNNQMLIQNEI, from the exons ATGgctg AGAATAATTTCCCTCCTCTGCCGGAATTTATCCCCCTGAAACCATGTTTTTATCAGGATTTTGAGGAGATCCCAGAGCAGCACCGCAGCATGTGCAAGAAAATTTACTACCTCTGGATGT TGTACAGTGTCACTCTGGTGGTGAATTTTGTAGGCTGTATGGCTTGGATGTTCGGTGGCGGAGGAGTGACGAACTTCGGCATGTCACTCATGTGGTTAATTCTCTTTACTCCTTGTTCCTACGTGTGTTGGTTCAGACCTGTCTACAAGGCCTTCAA GACAGACAGCTCCTTCAACTTCATGGCGTTCTTCTTCGTCTTCATGGCTCAGGTTGTTATCAGCATCTTCCAAGCCATCGGGATTCCGGGATGGGGGGTCTG tgGCTGGTTAGGGACCATTGTCTTCTTTAGCACAAACATCTTTGCTGCCGTCATCATGCTCATTCCGACGCTCATGTTCACTGCTGTAGCAACTTTGTCCTTCATTGCTCTCACTACG GTTCATAACCTTTACCGGGGCACTGGAGGCAGCATGAGTAAGGCTCAGGAAGAGTGGGCTTCTGGCGCCTGGAAAAACCCACATGTTCAGCAGGCTGCTCAGCAAGCTGCACTCGGAGCCGTCCAAGGAGGCATGCAGGCACAGGATCCATCAAACACACCCGACTACAACAATCAGATGTTAATACAGAATGAAATATAA